One genomic segment of Capricornis sumatraensis isolate serow.1 chromosome 6, serow.2, whole genome shotgun sequence includes these proteins:
- the LOC138080727 gene encoding spermatogenesis-associated protein 31D1-like, translating into MFFASDNLTYKASLTPAQGVSGGDTGESQVLHVHVEDRGIRMEQQQEPWVPKHGFQRCQDKNFPPTVKRVSSPGCRAEELGGGDAGLGTSQLRRKSFPPQETVREEMLVSKSSQIFSKKGRSIPEGHIRKRMKHFLQWLYRGEKCKRQDPQEKGSPISSVQNRHLVRSRSAATGSTEAQKIVTDIRKFLEEKLGYQHALDATSSQEDPLSPVHFGQLQKKAGVLVHTEPVRGHPFNFKAPSKVTNPKSCHQEAILAGQSYHPSTRQIRNKKKPQKAVAFKDQQLYQKHPPPVPHREAVPHPSPTHRCQAGQACPAAPTTAEGSKQKIPKKCLRMTRRREDMAIDANTFLEDGNLVEECPLGQHDDTTCFRQLLCPDPFCEVCNNAAAEVNRLLFLEALEDATSSVPPLASTAPVTESSFTLSPAFSAVPPGNLPPASLPEPSSLPSSVLSPSPMTPLTDFFPPSSMGHSLASEAFSSLDSEFPVDYSPPQTVAFPLFLPHDTQTADPVVPAEATLFLDIMSSLEPTLSQEINPLSDFSQAMNPTDSFACPHAPPIPSPLPDSTLSVTQSKSISTLLKPVLEKSSPDSPSELSTCVSTIRGTEPSSLSISDFSLWQAQAMNVLLPGLPHSDFQREHVSLHPQDTYLWGDSVTRHKEANSHSFSGFHIRGLLERQIKNRMACRSLEKKEKEEGPFSKQKWSEYQWTSSGNLLQSLGVQNTTAPQTGWNSESKPEKLHICHQLLYVKTLGGNLQQKCSQLFWGLPSLHSESLVATLLVSSSSSPPESHFVLFNGICNAPAAKMRDQESPPLLHSRPRLLPHVYPPQCLPQTKPQSQSLPFTQVQPQAHLQARLPVLSSSSPSQIRDCGVSFHRFQNESDFHIATENQHLEWHVLQKQQESLWGLVPVLQKSQATCSQAHNVPLVNQPSHAYVPVSILPGHFHTTSEPQEKLELHVPRRLNPRWYLQACRNLESLALMGPQCKLAEVPQQRGRHVQSQSSKLQGQGSNNIAKTELGLPGNFQQKVSTKFQLRDDMRKNLGYILEKSPEDSPQDVSECYLVQGLRAALETKTNCVCQSRNHSRNELLNVSRKDIDRNQIKNILRLHVSMKSWQISVGRIPTGVCRSWLADDNTLLPSASSQTNVEDPHSKNITGGKVCHQISTPELSFLDHNTLKVLEAHILRFRVTQRWGLPLKVLESIKFYMLREAKTWPLPQFDFPSSTTHISGVDSKDELSEPLEERSKTSQGNKVRTTNSTPMLDHPLPVISFVGQEGQRAPQPSYSDTYQKLAEDIQTTECHRQTFQPITHGNKGKVSQNETLLDNRCSPVMPIRQAEYRPEPRDETVNFSDRVEMVQGQKIARKNSEHSTMFSVSREIFRAKELHALESQSCNTLTTSKLRSSQMTKVKMIKVETTLTTQCPPPKLSVPQDSEISDFQKQILTELKFKFKNKEYSQADHCPTDTSPTSSKLPSKSSQTLAQSVSTGDMAASQVPHIHSEDSGTSMEQRQDPSKHALSKCQDNNFPPAAEREPLGSKAGEYRSEDSGAGMSTGRKKSHLVEERELKDASSSLSQSEQLPPESFFRNKMRRFFQWIDFMRKIKDQESPQQKAKFMSTFAQHQDSTESAALFVRHGPLEAHELMRAIGKILEEKLACRFESEALQLSQHKKELQTQVKPGKGHPSNYGALPDLRQEERVSPKSSNQEAVYADQSCLTSVRQNRDGVRHPPKDVAFEDQHLNEQEELLPKEIASGWYYCKTKRSPGHCLQEWSLGSLSEF; encoded by the exons ATGTTCTTTGCTTCAGATAACTTGACTTACAAGGCCTCACTGACTCCTGCCCAGGGCGTCTCAGGTGGGGACACAGGAGAGTCCCAGGTGCTGCATGTCcatgtggaggacagaggaatcaGGATGGAGCAACAGCAGGAACCTTGGGTCCCTAAGCATGGCTTCCAGAGGTGCCAGGATAAGAATTTCCCACCAACTGTGAAGAGAGTGAGCTCCCCAGGGTGCAGAGCAGAAGAGCTAGGTGGAGGGGATGCAGGGCTGGGGACATCCCAGCTTAGGAGGAAGAGTTTCCCTCCTCAGGAGACGGTGCGAGAGGAGATGCTTGTGAGCAAGTCTTCccagatcttttcaaagaaaggaCGGTCGATTCCTGAAGGCCatatcagaaaaagaatgaagcactTTTTGCAGTGGCTGTATCGTGGAGAAAAATGCAAAAGGCaagatccccaggaaaagggCAGCCCCATATCAAGCGTGCAGAACAGACACCTAGTTAGAAGTAGATCCGCTGCTACTGGATCAACAGAGGCTCAGAAAATCGTGACAGACATCAGGAAGTTCCTAGAGGAGAAACTGGGGTATCAGCATGCATTAGATGCCACCAGCTCTCAAGAGGACCCTCTTTCCCCGGTGCACTTTGGGCAATTGCAAAAAAAGGCTGGAGTACTGGTCCACACAGAGCCTGTCCGGGGACATCCTTTCAACTTCAAGGCTCCCTCTAAAGTGACAAATCCCAAGTCCTGCCACCAAGAAGCTATCTTGGCTGGTCAGAGCTATCATCCAAGTACAAGGcagatcagaaacaagaaaaagcccCAGAAAGCTGTGGCATTTAAGGACCAGCAATTGTATCAGAAACATCCCCCACCAGTGCCCCACAGGGAGGCTGTGCCCCACCCAAGCCCCACCCACAGGTGTCAAGCTGGCCAGGCCTGTCCAGCTGCACCCACCACTGCTGAAGGCAGT AAACAAAAGATTCCAAAGAAGTGCTTGAGGATGACAAGAAGGAGAGAGGATATGGCAATAGATGCCAACACATTTTTGGAAGATGGAAATCTGGTGGAGGAATG CCCCCTGGGCCAGCATGATGATACCACCTGCTTTCGTCAACTCTTATGTCCAGACCCCTTCTGTGAGGTATGTAATAACGCAGCTGCTGAGGTCAATCGGCTGCTCTTCCTGGAGGCCCTGGAAGATGCTACTTCCTCTGTGCCTCCTTTGGCTTCCACAGCTCCTGTGACTGAGTCATCGTTTACTCTGTCCCCAGCCTTCTCAGCAGTCCCTCCAGGAAACCTACCACCAGCCTCTCTGCCAGAGCCATCCTCACTGCCCTCCTCTGTTCTCTCCCCTAGCCCAATGACCCCCTTAACTGACTTTTTTCCGCCCTCATCAATGGGCCACTCTCTGGCCTCAGAGGCTTTTTCTTCCTTGGATTCCGAATTCCCAGTGGATTATTCCCCACCACAAACCGTTGCTTTCCCCCTTTTCCTACCACATGACACTCAGACAGCAGACCCTGTTGTCCCAGCAGAGGCCACATTGTTTCTGGATATCATGTCCTCTCTTGAACCCACCCTTTCCCAAGAAATCAACCCCTTATCAGATTTCTCCCAGGCAATGAATCCCACTGATTCTTTTGCTTGTCCTCATGCACCACCCATCCCTTCACCACTGCCAGACAGCACGTTATCTGTGACTCAATCTAAATCAATTTCCACTTTATTGAAGCCTGTTCTGGAGAAGTCATCTCCAGATAGCCCTAGTGAGTTGTCCACTTGTGTTTCAACAATCAGAGGCACGGAGCCTTCAAGCCTATCAATTTCAGACTTCTCTTTGTGGCAAGCTCAGGCCATGAACGTGCTCCTCCCAGGATTACCACACTCTGATTTTCAGCGAGAGCATGTTTCCCTCCATCCACAAGACACTTATCTCTGGGGAGACTCTGTTACAAGGCACAAGGAGGCCAATAGCCATTCTTTCTCTGGCTTTCACATCCGTGGACTCTTGGAGAgacaaataaaaaacagaatggcTTGCCGGAgtttagagaagaaagaaaaggaagagggaccattttcaaaacagaagTGGTCAGAATACCAATGGACATCTTCAGGGAATTTGTTGCAGTCTCTTGGTGTGCAGAACACTACAGCCCCCCAAACTGGCTGGAACAGTGAAAGCAAACCAGAGAAGCTTCACATTTGTCATCAGCTCTTATATGTCAAGACTTTGGGGGGAAACTTGCAGCAGAAATGCAGCCAGCTCTTCTGGGGTCTTCCCTCTTTGCACAGTGAGTCCCTAGTGGCTACTCTTCTGGTTTCTAGTAGTAGTTCCCCTCCAGAGTCTCACTTTGTCTTATTCAATGGAATCTGTAATGCTCCTGCAGCCAAAATGCGGGATCAAGAATCTCCACCACTTCTTCATTCCCGTCCCCGTCTCCTTCCTCATGTATATCCACCACAATGCTTGCCTCAAACTAAGCCACAATCCCAGTCTCTACCTTTCACTCAGGTCCAGCCTCAGGCCCACCTTCAAGCCCGACTCCCAGTGCTATCATCCTCTTCTCCATCCCAAATTAGGGACTGTGGAGTGTCTTTCCACAGATTCCAGAATGAGTCAGACTTTCATATTGCAACTGAAAATCAACATCTGGAGTGGCATGTGTTACAGAAGCAACAGGAAAGTTTGTGGGGTTTAGTTCCTGTGCTCCAAAAATCTCAAGCCACTTGTTCTCAAGCTCATAATGTCCCATTGGTCAACCAGCCATCCCATGCCTACGTACCAGTCTCTATCCTTCCCGGCCATTTTCATACCACCAGTGAACCCCAGGAGAAACTGGAGCTCCATGTTCCAAGGAGGCTAAATCCACGCTGGTACCTCCAAGCCTGTAGGAATCTAGAGTCTCTAGCACTGATGGGGCCTCAGTGCAAATTAGCAGAAGTACCTCAGCAGAGAGGCAGGcatgttcagtcacaaagttccAAGCTTCAGGGCCAGGGTAGCAACAATATAGCGAAGACAGAACTGGGTCTCCCAGGAAATTTCCAGCAGAAGGTCTCAACAAAGTTTCAGCTAAGGGATGACATGAGGAAGAATCTTGGCTATATCCTTGAGAAGAGCCCAGAAGATAGCCCACAAGATGTCTCAGAATGCTACCTAGTGCAGGGTCTGAGGGCTGCCTTGGAGACAAAAACTAACTGTGTGTGTCAGTCAAGGAATCACTCAAGGAATGAATTATTAAATGTCTCAAGAAAGGACATAGATCGGAATCAAATAAAAAACATTCTTAGATTACATGTGAGCATGAAGTCTTGGCAGATTAGTGTGGGTAGGATTCCTACAGGTGTGTGTCGTTCATGGCTGGCTGACGACAATACTTTGCTTCCTTCTGCAAGCTCCCAAACCAATGTGGAAGACCCACATTCAAAAAACATAACTGGAGGTAAAGTATGCCACCAGATTAGCACCCCAGAGCTTTCTTTTCTTGATCACAATACCCTAAAGGTGCTAGAAGCCCATATTTTAAGGTTTCGTGTGACTCAGAGATGGGGCTTACCCCTCAAGGTTCTTGAATCCATAAAATTCTATATGTTGAGAGAAGCCAAAACATGGCCTCTTCCTCAATTTGACTTTCCCTCCTCAACCACCCATATTTCTGGGGTGGACTCCAAAGATGAGCTTTctgagcctcttgaagaaagatCTAAAACTTCTCAGGGAAATAAGGTGAGAACCACAAATTCAACCCCCATGCTGGATCATCCTCTCCCTGTTATCTCATTTGTGGGCCAAGAAGGACAGAGGGCCCCACAACCATCATACTCTGATACCTACCAAAAGCTTGCAGAGGACATTCAGACAACTGAGTGTCACAGACAGACTTTTCAGCCCATCACACATGGAAACAAAggcaaagtaagtcagaatgagACTCTACTGGACAACAGATGCAGCCCAGTGATGCCCATAAGGCAAGCTGAGTACAGACCTGAGCCAAGGGATGAGACCGTGAATTTCAGTGATAGAGTAGAAATGGTTCAGGGCCAAAAGATAGCGAGGAAGAATTCAGAACATTCCACAATGTTCAGTGTGTCCAGGGAGATATTCAGGGCCAAGGAGCTTCATGCTCTTGAATCACAATCCTGTAACACCTTGACAACCAGCAAATTGAGAAGCTCCCAAATGACAAAGGTCAAAATGATTAAAGTAGAAACTACCCTGACCACTCAATGTCCCCCACCAAAATTATCTGTTCCCCAAGATTCTGAAATATCAGACTTTCAAAAACAGATCCTTACTGAGTTAAAGTTTAAATTCAAGAATAAGGAGTATAGCCAGGCTGACCACTGTCCCACAGACACGTCCCCGACTTCAAGTAAGTTGCCTTCCAAGTCTTCACAGACTCTTGCCCAGAGTGTCTCCACTGGGGACATGGCAGCTTCCCAGGTGCCGCACATCCACTCAGAGGACAGTGGGACCAGCATGGAGCAGAGGCAGGATCCCTCTAAGCATGCACTATCGAAGTGCCAGGATAATAACTTCCCACCTGCTGCAGAGAGAGAGCCTTTGGGCTCCAAAGCAGGAGAATACAGAAGTGAAGATTCAGGAGCAGGGATGTCTACAGGCAGAAAGAAGAGCCACCTTGTTGAGGAAAGAGAATTAAAGGATGCTTCCTCATCTCTGTCACAGAGTGAGCAGCTTCCTCCTGAAAGTTTCTTCAGAAACAAGATGAGGCGATTTTTTCAGTGGATTGATTtcatgagaaaaatcaaagaccaggaaagtccccagcaAAAAGCCAAATTCATGTCAACCTTTGCACAGCACCAAGACTCAACTGAAAGTGCAGCTCTCTTTGTGAGGCATGGGCCCCTTGAAGCTCACGAGCTTATGAGAGCCATTGGGAAGATCCTAGAAGAGAAGCTGGCATGTAGGTTTGAATCTGAGGCCTTGCAATTAAGTCAGCACAAGAAGGAACTGCAGACCCAGGTAAAGCCTGGTAAGGGACATCCCTCCAACTACGGTGCTCTCCCTGACTTACGGCAAGAGGAACGGGTAAGTCCCAAGTCCTCAAACCAAGAAGCTGTTTATGCTGATCAGAGTTGTCTTACAAGCGTCAGACAGAACAGAGATGGGGTCAGACATCCTCCAAAAGATGTGGCCTTTGAGGATCAG CACCTCAACGAACAGGAAGAGCTGCTCCCCAAGGAAATCGCTTCAGGGTGGTATTACTGCAAGACCAAGAGATCACCTGGCCACTGTTTGCAGGAATGGTCATTGGGCAGCCTCTCAGAATTTTGA